The Terriglobales bacterium nucleotide sequence CTTCCTGCTGCACCTGGGCTACAACGGGGCCCTGTTCACGCTGCTCTACATCACCACCGACCGCTTCCGCCACATGGAGCGCATGCTGCAGTAGGCGTGACGCCCTCGCCGCTCGTGATATCGTAGATTTTTCCCATGAGCACCCCGCGCCAGGAATTGCTGGAGCTGCTGGCCCGGCAGTCGTTCCAGTTGGGCGAATTCAAGCTCTCCTCCGGAGCCACCAGCGACTATTACATCGACTGCCGCACCACCACGCTCGACGCCGAAGGGGCGCGGCTCACCGGGCGCGTCTTTCTCGACGAGATACGGGTGCGGGGATGGAGACCCAAGGCCATCGGAGGACTGACGCTGGGCGCCGATCCCATCGTGGTGGCGGTGGCTCTGCTCAGCTCGCAGCACGCGCAACGCCGGGGCGCGGAACGCGGGCCGGTGTACGAACCGGTGTTCCCGTTGATCCACGGCTTCCTGGTGCGCAAGCAGGAAAAAGGCCA carries:
- the pyrE gene encoding orotate phosphoribosyltransferase: MSTPRQELLELLARQSFQLGEFKLSSGATSDYYIDCRTTTLDAEGARLTGRVFLDEIRVRGWRPKAIGGLTLGADPIVVAVALLSSQHAQRRGAERGPVYEPVFPLIHGFLVRKQEKGHGTGQRIEGYREPGAEVVIVDDVCTTGGSTIQAIEAARDFGFKVIGVMCLVEREDAGGRPAVERAAAPASFVSVFTAGEVREQHLKRQALRAAL